A window from Sinorhizobium mexicanum encodes these proteins:
- a CDS encoding LysR substrate-binding domain-containing protein has protein sequence MLKNLPSLQSLRVFLKFIQSDSVSVTAQQLNLTKSAVTYQLRLLEQMVEFQLFHRLGGRLYVTERGIAYGEEVRQALDAILRSSQRLSDDRAAGPLTISTTPGFAAGWLCGHITEFKKRYPALRITIQTSRKLDDVSDRNADVFIAFGNGDWPNMRVKLLFEIELTPVCSPALLHLNGGLAHANDLGKLILLHVDDDEREWERWLSRAQADVGLADDGIRFHDANLAYAAAVHSQGVALGDDFCCAAALTNGLLVKPFGISIKAKRSYYLVSSKMQSDSPAVAAFQEWIQPELVRKTVIDVRDSGYSLP, from the coding sequence ATGTTGAAAAACCTCCCTTCTCTTCAATCTCTCCGCGTATTTCTAAAGTTTATCCAATCGGATTCCGTTAGCGTAACGGCGCAACAACTTAATCTCACAAAGAGTGCGGTGACATATCAACTCCGACTTCTCGAACAAATGGTAGAATTTCAGTTGTTTCATCGACTCGGAGGCCGGTTGTATGTTACTGAACGTGGTATCGCTTACGGCGAGGAGGTGCGGCAGGCACTAGACGCCATCCTTAGGTCGTCCCAGCGGCTGTCTGATGACAGAGCTGCAGGACCGCTGACAATCAGCACCACGCCGGGCTTTGCGGCAGGTTGGCTCTGCGGCCATATCACTGAATTTAAGAAGCGCTATCCCGCTTTGAGAATTACGATACAAACCTCAAGAAAGCTTGACGACGTCAGCGACCGAAATGCTGACGTGTTTATCGCCTTCGGAAACGGCGACTGGCCAAACATGCGCGTCAAATTGCTCTTCGAGATAGAACTCACCCCCGTTTGCAGTCCGGCACTTCTACATCTAAATGGCGGGTTGGCGCATGCAAACGATCTAGGAAAGTTGATTCTGCTGCATGTGGATGATGACGAGCGAGAGTGGGAAAGATGGCTTTCGAGGGCACAGGCTGACGTCGGCTTAGCGGACGATGGCATAAGATTCCACGATGCTAATCTCGCCTACGCGGCAGCTGTACATTCGCAAGGTGTAGCGCTTGGAGACGATTTTTGCTGCGCCGCCGCATTGACAAACGGGCTTCTTGTAAAGCCTTTTGGCATTTCGATTAAGGCGAAGCGATCCTACTATCTAGTGTCTTCAAAAATGCAATCAGATAGTCCTGCAGTCGCAGCGTTCCAAGAGTGGATTCAGCCTGAGTTGGTCCGGAAGACAGTAATTGATGTAAGGGATTCGGGCTACTCGTTACCGTAG
- the ehuC gene encoding ectoine/hydroxyectoine ABC transporter permease subunit EhuC: MDKLDDLIGYATFILKGATGTIELTIYSCAFALLMAMVTGIALVGRPLIIRSLARIYVEVFRGTSLFVQLFGAYFVLPLTGISLSPVQAGVLAIGLNGGAYGAEVVRSAIEAVGSDQREATIALNLTRWQAMRWVIIPQAMVLMLPSFGNLAIEIMKATAVTSLITVTELTFQAQTVRMQTGQTALPFMLIFFTYLILASALIAIVRKLERMFGRGMVTQAVGA; encoded by the coding sequence ATGGACAAGCTTGATGATTTGATCGGCTATGCAACCTTTATCCTTAAAGGTGCGACAGGAACAATCGAGCTAACTATCTACAGCTGCGCGTTTGCGCTTTTGATGGCCATGGTCACCGGGATTGCGCTAGTGGGTCGGCCGTTGATCATACGAAGTTTGGCACGCATTTATGTCGAGGTCTTTCGCGGGACGTCTTTATTTGTACAGCTTTTCGGAGCCTATTTTGTGCTTCCACTAACAGGAATAAGTCTCAGTCCTGTACAGGCCGGAGTGCTCGCGATTGGTCTGAATGGAGGCGCATACGGCGCAGAAGTGGTTCGGTCAGCGATCGAGGCAGTCGGATCTGACCAAAGGGAGGCCACAATCGCCTTGAACCTTACCCGTTGGCAGGCAATGCGGTGGGTGATCATTCCTCAGGCAATGGTCCTCATGCTCCCTAGTTTTGGGAACCTCGCTATCGAGATCATGAAGGCCACAGCAGTTACGTCTTTGATCACCGTAACGGAACTAACATTCCAAGCTCAAACTGTGAGAATGCAGACAGGCCAAACAGCTTTGCCGTTCATGTTGATCTTTTTCACTTATCTAATCTTGGCCTCAGCTCTGATCGCAATCGTTCGCAAGCTGGAGCGAATGTTTGGTCGGGGAATGGTCACACAAGCCGTGGGGGCATGA
- the ehuD gene encoding ectoine/hydroxyectoine ABC transporter permease subunit EhuD, with amino-acid sequence MTWDWTFVAEITPFLLQGLVVTVKVTLVASLFAMIVGLVFAIAKMSRNAFVRWLAIATSEGIRRTPLLIQLYLLFYVLPDLGFVLSPFVAGVIGLGLHYGTYISEVYRAGIINVPAGQWEAAKACNLTPRQTWTQIVLPQAIPPIIPPLGNYVIAMFKETPILSAITVLDVMGQALAQANYNYRYIEPITLVACAFLVVSLCSAAAIRALEYQLRR; translated from the coding sequence ATGACGTGGGATTGGACGTTTGTTGCTGAGATAACGCCTTTTCTGTTGCAGGGGCTTGTGGTCACCGTGAAAGTCACGCTTGTAGCGTCTCTTTTTGCGATGATCGTCGGACTTGTGTTTGCCATCGCGAAAATGTCTAGGAACGCTTTTGTTAGGTGGCTTGCTATCGCCACTTCCGAGGGGATCAGGCGGACACCGCTGCTGATTCAGCTCTATCTCTTGTTCTACGTTTTGCCCGATCTGGGATTTGTATTATCTCCATTTGTAGCGGGAGTTATTGGCCTTGGCCTCCACTACGGAACTTACATTTCGGAGGTTTATCGAGCTGGCATCATCAATGTCCCCGCTGGACAGTGGGAGGCGGCTAAGGCCTGCAACCTGACACCGCGTCAGACCTGGACTCAGATTGTGCTGCCGCAGGCAATACCCCCTATCATTCCTCCCCTTGGCAATTACGTGATCGCGATGTTCAAGGAGACGCCGATTCTATCCGCGATCACGGTTCTCGATGTGATGGGGCAGGCTTTGGCACAAGCAAACTACAACTATCGGTACATTGAGCCGATCACGCTCGTTGCCTGCGCTTTCCTCGTCGTTAGCCTCTGCTCCGCCGCTGCAATCAGGGCGCTTGAGTACCAGTTGAGGCGGTAG
- a CDS encoding M24 family metallopeptidase, whose translation MRIIEPTSHKSQPAFSAEEYADRLQKLNLLLNDKRIDLYIASAPESLNYFTGFDPLGLYLYQHAFYKADSREPTLLTHKAEKELARVQCWISDVMIWQHGDDPVEMTIRQLRRMGVKQRVRVGVELGNWYLKASTFQALTEAFPGVHFVDVTEGVLKLRAVKSFQEIEYMREAARFSDVGFQAVVDSLKPGARENDILAAVQSSMAKAGSEYPTLPFIIASGPRAGHFHAVPTSRVVELNDPVSAEVTGSWKRYNSNICRTLVAGRASAEMLELWKIVNEAFWRPFELIRPGAAVADVDHLSRKIRAAYQNFIPARAGFGMGLAYPPTFAALPNILMDSEEILEAGMIFSLEPSIAQYNGLTISIGYNILVTSSGAEILQKTSNNIFEVPA comes from the coding sequence ATGCGGATAATTGAACCTACTAGCCATAAAAGCCAACCCGCCTTCTCAGCCGAGGAGTATGCGGACAGGTTGCAAAAACTAAACTTACTTCTTAACGATAAACGGATAGACCTCTATATCGCGTCCGCTCCGGAGAGTCTAAACTACTTCACGGGATTTGATCCCCTCGGACTTTATTTGTATCAGCACGCATTTTATAAGGCGGATTCAAGAGAACCAACGCTTCTTACGCATAAGGCTGAGAAAGAGCTAGCTCGCGTGCAATGCTGGATTTCGGATGTGATGATCTGGCAACACGGTGATGACCCTGTGGAGATGACTATCCGGCAGTTGCGACGTATGGGCGTCAAACAACGTGTTCGTGTCGGGGTCGAATTGGGTAATTGGTACCTGAAGGCCTCAACCTTCCAAGCGCTTACTGAGGCGTTCCCTGGCGTACACTTCGTTGATGTTACAGAGGGGGTACTTAAGCTTCGAGCAGTCAAGTCATTTCAAGAAATCGAGTACATGCGCGAGGCAGCGAGGTTTTCAGACGTTGGCTTTCAGGCTGTAGTAGATTCACTTAAGCCGGGCGCTCGGGAAAACGACATTTTGGCAGCCGTTCAAAGCTCTATGGCTAAGGCAGGATCAGAGTACCCAACACTGCCATTCATTATAGCATCGGGACCACGGGCTGGCCATTTTCACGCAGTCCCGACCTCTAGAGTTGTTGAGCTAAATGACCCAGTCTCGGCAGAGGTCACCGGATCTTGGAAGCGTTATAATAGTAACATTTGCAGGACCTTAGTGGCCGGGCGCGCGTCTGCTGAAATGCTTGAGCTATGGAAAATTGTGAACGAGGCCTTTTGGCGGCCATTCGAATTGATAAGGCCGGGCGCTGCTGTTGCTGACGTCGATCACCTAAGCAGGAAGATTCGGGCTGCGTATCAAAATTTTATCCCCGCGAGAGCGGGATTTGGAATGGGACTTGCATACCCGCCTACATTCGCTGCGCTTCCCAATATCCTGATGGATAGCGAAGAGATTCTAGAAGCTGGAATGATCTTTTCGCTTGAGCCATCCATCGCACAATATAATGGTTTAACTATAAGCATTGGATACAACATCCTGGTCACCTCGAGCGGCGCCGAAATTCTGCAAAAAACAAGCAATAATATATTTGAGGTGCCCGCGTAG
- a CDS encoding M20 aminoacylase family protein, producing MKISPALISSNLLEEAIKWRHFLHSIPEIAYNEAQTSAFISTQLQNFGLRVDRGYGGTGVVGSLTKGTSSRAIGLRADMDALPVIEAADLPYKSRKAGMMHACGHDGHMAMLLAAALLATELDFDGTVRFIFQPAEENEGGARRMIDDGLFRDLPVDAVFGIHNWPQLPIGTFAAHEGPIMAAFSIFDIEIRGRGAHGAMPHQGVDPVVAGCAVVSALQSVISRNVSPLDTVVLSATQIHAGDAYNTIPDRTTIRGTGRWFSEQPGRLLQTRLEKIATDIASAHGCEATVHYEPRYPVTVNDARCARLAQEVAAANGMTIVQALPSMGSEDFAFMLQVVPGAYAWLGSGSPTNDSPLHSPNFDFNDEVIPHGVAYWGGLIQSQLRPAPSRNV from the coding sequence ATGAAGATATCACCGGCTTTGATCTCGAGTAATTTGCTCGAAGAGGCCATTAAGTGGAGGCATTTCCTCCACTCGATACCAGAAATTGCATACAATGAAGCGCAAACATCAGCTTTCATTTCTACCCAGTTGCAAAATTTTGGGCTGAGGGTCGATCGTGGATACGGAGGTACCGGCGTTGTCGGGTCGCTGACAAAGGGTACATCTTCGCGAGCGATCGGTTTGAGAGCCGATATGGACGCGCTTCCTGTGATCGAGGCGGCGGATCTCCCGTACAAGTCTCGCAAAGCTGGAATGATGCATGCGTGCGGTCACGACGGGCACATGGCAATGCTACTCGCAGCCGCGCTCTTAGCGACGGAACTGGATTTCGACGGCACCGTTCGATTTATCTTCCAGCCTGCCGAGGAAAATGAGGGCGGGGCACGGCGCATGATAGACGACGGATTGTTCCGAGATCTGCCTGTCGACGCTGTGTTCGGGATACACAATTGGCCTCAACTTCCGATAGGTACCTTTGCTGCGCATGAAGGTCCAATAATGGCGGCATTCTCAATTTTCGATATTGAAATTAGAGGAAGGGGCGCTCACGGCGCAATGCCGCATCAAGGTGTTGATCCAGTCGTAGCAGGTTGCGCCGTCGTGTCAGCCCTCCAGAGTGTCATTAGCCGCAATGTCTCGCCGCTGGATACTGTTGTTCTATCCGCCACGCAAATTCATGCTGGTGATGCTTACAATACCATCCCTGATCGAACCACTATCCGAGGAACCGGACGGTGGTTTTCTGAGCAGCCGGGAAGGCTATTGCAAACTCGTTTAGAAAAAATCGCGACAGATATAGCGTCTGCGCATGGTTGCGAAGCTACCGTCCATTATGAACCTCGTTATCCCGTGACTGTTAACGATGCCAGGTGCGCGCGCTTAGCGCAGGAAGTCGCAGCAGCAAATGGTATGACGATTGTTCAAGCGTTGCCGAGCATGGGGTCCGAAGACTTCGCTTTCATGCTTCAAGTTGTTCCCGGAGCCTATGCATGGCTAGGCAGCGGTAGTCCGACTAACGATTCGCCGCTGCACTCACCGAACTTTGACTTCAATGATGAGGTAATTCCGCATGGCGTTGCGTACTGGGGCGGCCTTATCCAAAGCCAGTTGCGCCCAGCTCCAAGTAGAAACGTTTAA
- the ehuA gene encoding ectoine/hydroxyectoine ABC transporter ATP-binding protein EhuA, whose product MGLYIAPSEPNSLPIIEFKDVVKSYGAIKVLDSLTFSVRSGEHLALIGPSGSGKTTILRILMTLESVTSGNVLINGRSLNREVRNGIDTSASEAHFRKMRAEIGMVFQHFNLFPHKTALQNIALAPVLTGRMSKNDARDRALQLLEKVGLSDKANEYPARLSGGQKQRVAIARALALQPKILLLDEITSALDPELVEEVLNVITDLRNETDITMLLVTHEMGFAKDFAERVLFFEKGKVVEEGPPSEIFRSPHHERTKSFLRKVLAAGQRV is encoded by the coding sequence GTGGGACTCTATATCGCTCCAAGTGAGCCCAACAGCTTGCCGATCATAGAATTCAAAGACGTTGTCAAAAGCTATGGGGCGATCAAGGTCCTCGACAGCCTGACATTCTCTGTTAGATCAGGAGAGCACCTCGCGCTCATCGGACCTTCTGGTTCAGGCAAAACAACCATTCTGCGGATTCTAATGACACTAGAGTCTGTTACATCCGGCAACGTTTTGATCAACGGTAGGTCACTCAACCGAGAAGTCAGAAATGGTATCGATACCTCAGCATCTGAAGCGCATTTCCGAAAGATGCGAGCGGAGATCGGTATGGTGTTCCAGCACTTCAACCTTTTTCCGCATAAAACCGCTCTGCAGAACATAGCGCTGGCGCCGGTTTTAACCGGAAGGATGTCAAAGAACGACGCAAGAGATCGAGCGTTACAACTACTCGAAAAGGTCGGCCTCTCAGACAAAGCGAACGAGTATCCTGCTCGCCTTTCCGGGGGGCAAAAGCAGCGGGTCGCGATAGCTCGCGCGTTGGCACTTCAGCCTAAAATCTTGTTGCTCGACGAAATTACTTCCGCCCTGGATCCCGAACTGGTGGAGGAGGTGCTTAACGTTATCACCGACCTGCGAAACGAAACCGACATTACGATGCTTCTCGTTACCCATGAGATGGGCTTCGCGAAGGACTTCGCTGAGAGAGTACTCTTCTTCGAAAAGGGAAAAGTTGTTGAAGAGGGTCCTCCGTCCGAGATTTTCCGCTCACCTCATCACGAGCGGACCAAGAGTTTCCTTCGTAAGGTGCTTGCGGCGGGACAACGTGTCTAA
- a CDS encoding M20 metallopeptidase family protein, whose translation MDTYRSNLLPEGSCEKIIALRRFMHVNPELSNQEHKTKAKILEMLRAEGVRNVGTFHGTGIYVDIVGYGEVPVNVVVRGDIDALPIQEDRPDLEYQSTTAGLMHACGHDAHAAAAFGTVLAALANRHQFGGKVRVIFQPAEEAEPLGGRTVANDGLLDGFDYAVGLHVNPEIPSGKFGVLAGPVSKSADEFEVIFTGKNSHAAMPELGVDAIVIASSFVNEVQKLVSRESFSEHASTISIGRFHGGEATNIVCDRVVLNGTIRTRSASARTALHERLLAIADGIARMHRGEARLTITKGEPPVINDLGVSELVRSTIVATFGENTLHPAKPMAGADDFGFYSETLPSVYFWIGCFNESANNVAHVHNPRFGVADADVLKAAEATWAVVKCLQRQNVDSDDPRPLL comes from the coding sequence ATGGACACCTACCGCTCCAACCTACTGCCTGAAGGTAGCTGTGAGAAGATCATAGCGCTAAGGAGGTTTATGCATGTCAATCCTGAGTTATCCAACCAGGAGCACAAGACGAAAGCCAAGATCTTAGAGATGCTTCGAGCAGAAGGTGTAAGAAATGTAGGGACTTTCCACGGCACGGGTATCTACGTTGATATCGTCGGCTACGGCGAAGTACCTGTCAATGTTGTTGTCCGGGGAGACATCGATGCGCTCCCGATACAGGAGGATCGACCTGACCTTGAGTATCAATCAACGACAGCGGGGCTTATGCATGCTTGTGGTCACGATGCCCATGCTGCAGCCGCTTTCGGAACGGTTCTAGCTGCACTCGCTAACAGGCACCAGTTCGGAGGCAAAGTTAGGGTAATTTTCCAGCCGGCCGAGGAGGCTGAGCCGCTCGGCGGTCGAACCGTAGCGAATGACGGCCTCTTGGACGGGTTTGATTATGCGGTCGGCCTCCACGTCAATCCGGAAATACCCTCCGGCAAGTTTGGTGTGCTAGCCGGCCCGGTATCAAAATCCGCTGATGAATTTGAGGTCATCTTCACTGGCAAGAACAGTCACGCAGCTATGCCAGAACTCGGTGTTGACGCGATTGTAATCGCCTCCTCGTTTGTGAACGAAGTTCAAAAGCTTGTATCAAGAGAGAGTTTCTCCGAACACGCCTCCACCATTTCCATAGGTCGTTTTCACGGCGGGGAAGCAACGAATATAGTATGTGATCGCGTGGTGCTAAACGGAACAATCCGTACCCGTTCTGCGAGTGCGCGGACCGCATTGCATGAGCGCCTGCTTGCAATTGCAGACGGCATCGCTCGGATGCATCGGGGCGAAGCACGACTCACTATTACGAAGGGAGAGCCGCCGGTAATCAATGACTTAGGTGTCAGTGAGCTGGTTCGTTCAACTATTGTGGCTACTTTTGGCGAGAACACTTTACACCCCGCAAAGCCGATGGCCGGGGCAGACGATTTCGGTTTTTACTCAGAGACGCTTCCCTCAGTGTACTTCTGGATAGGTTGCTTTAATGAGAGCGCCAATAACGTAGCCCACGTTCATAATCCTCGTTTTGGTGTTGCTGATGCAGATGTTCTAAAAGCAGCCGAGGCAACTTGGGCCGTAGTAAAGTGTCTTCAACGCCAAAACGTCGATTCTGATGATCCGAGGCCACTTTTATAA
- a CDS encoding amidase has protein sequence MGTGSTSTNSIAQITASDCLALFKSKDLSPVEVVKDCLARIDTENAVFNAFCFVDFDGALSAAQMSEERWLRGAPVGPLDGVPTTLKDLTLSRGMPTRRGSATTTCDGPWTIDSAIASRLREAGAVFLGKTNCPEFGWKGLGDSPLYGITRNPWRSDLTPGGSSSGAAVAASLNLGFLHQGSDAGGSIRIPASFTGTYGFKPTFGHVPQWPASVLPTLSHLGPITRTVADALLMMNVISGNDPRDGHAGPRHQYRRDVSHTIKGMRIAFSPTLGYASVADDIATVVANAVEYLAEMGADVTEVDPGFSDPIDVMETLVFAGFARILRTLNGSQIALLDPGFLKAAERGLSLSLPNYQDAQEARANLKARMNEFHEKFELLITPTVPIAPFEAGKDVPDPRYEKWTDWSPFTYPFNLTQQPAASLPAGLDTSGLPVGLQIVGAQFADSTVLAVSQLLEKQLGLLAPPNNAAK, from the coding sequence ATGGGCACTGGGTCTACCTCGACAAATTCTATAGCACAAATCACGGCGTCCGATTGCCTTGCACTTTTTAAATCGAAGGATCTATCGCCGGTGGAGGTTGTAAAGGATTGCCTCGCACGCATTGACACGGAAAATGCGGTTTTTAATGCCTTTTGTTTCGTGGACTTTGATGGGGCTCTCTCCGCAGCGCAAATGTCGGAAGAGAGATGGCTGAGGGGAGCCCCTGTTGGTCCCCTCGACGGCGTCCCCACCACGCTAAAAGATCTCACCCTTTCGCGCGGCATGCCGACACGCCGCGGATCCGCCACAACAACCTGTGACGGTCCTTGGACGATTGACTCGGCGATCGCGTCAAGACTGCGGGAAGCAGGTGCCGTATTCCTGGGAAAGACCAATTGCCCCGAATTCGGTTGGAAGGGCTTGGGCGATAGTCCGCTTTACGGCATTACCAGAAATCCGTGGAGGAGCGATCTTACCCCGGGCGGATCTTCAAGCGGCGCTGCGGTCGCTGCGTCGCTAAACCTTGGCTTCCTACATCAAGGGAGTGATGCGGGAGGATCAATCAGGATCCCGGCTAGCTTCACGGGAACGTACGGGTTCAAACCTACCTTTGGTCATGTCCCCCAGTGGCCCGCGAGCGTACTCCCGACCCTCTCGCATTTGGGACCGATAACTAGAACTGTAGCAGATGCATTATTGATGATGAACGTCATTTCGGGAAATGATCCGAGGGATGGACACGCCGGCCCAAGACACCAGTATCGGCGGGACGTAAGCCACACAATCAAAGGCATGCGCATTGCGTTCAGCCCGACCCTTGGCTACGCCTCTGTGGCAGACGACATTGCGACCGTTGTAGCAAATGCCGTCGAGTACCTTGCCGAAATGGGAGCAGACGTCACCGAGGTAGACCCCGGCTTTTCGGATCCTATTGATGTGATGGAAACATTGGTTTTTGCTGGGTTTGCTCGGATCCTGAGGACGCTCAACGGATCTCAGATAGCTCTGCTTGACCCCGGTTTTTTGAAGGCCGCCGAAAGGGGGCTGTCACTGTCCCTTCCAAACTATCAAGATGCTCAAGAGGCACGCGCAAATCTCAAAGCAAGAATGAATGAGTTCCATGAGAAATTTGAGCTGCTGATCACACCGACAGTGCCCATTGCTCCATTTGAAGCAGGTAAGGATGTTCCTGATCCGCGCTATGAAAAGTGGACGGATTGGTCACCGTTTACTTATCCATTCAACCTGACTCAACAACCAGCAGCATCACTTCCGGCCGGGCTCGACACTTCGGGTCTGCCGGTAGGTCTTCAGATCGTCGGCGCACAATTCGCCGACAGCACCGTGTTGGCAGTCTCCCAACTTCTCGAGAAGCAACTCGGCCTGCTTGCGCCGCCTAACAATGCGGCCAAGTGA
- the ehuB gene encoding ectoine/hydroxyectoine ABC transporter substrate-binding protein EhuB, whose translation MADRLTYKFCKAILSCAVLSALSISFVAGRASADDALEKIKEKGIIKSGVANEAPWMIINPDGNLSGVGPDIDKEALAATGVTNYQAQAMDYGAMIPALQVRRIDIISSGALFIKPKRCEQVIYSDPVLCNSAGFMLTKGLEGKIQSYEDVARANLRIGIAPGGYEARYAAKAGIPQENIVPIPDGVSAVKMLQDKRIDLIALPDASLETLRDQVKDPNLVVFFPVKNTPMGCAGAAFNKEDVALRDLYNEGLKKIVANGKYAEMMTKYGLASRIPLREGQTTAALCASEE comes from the coding sequence ATGGCAGACCGGCTTACCTATAAATTTTGCAAAGCGATTCTATCTTGCGCAGTGCTCAGTGCATTGAGCATTTCATTTGTTGCTGGGCGCGCTAGCGCGGACGACGCGCTGGAAAAAATCAAAGAAAAGGGCATCATCAAGTCCGGAGTTGCCAACGAGGCGCCCTGGATGATCATCAACCCTGACGGTAATTTGTCAGGTGTGGGTCCAGATATCGACAAAGAGGCGCTTGCTGCCACCGGCGTGACGAACTACCAGGCGCAGGCGATGGATTACGGTGCCATGATCCCGGCGCTCCAAGTTCGGCGAATTGACATCATTTCGAGTGGCGCGCTCTTCATTAAGCCAAAGCGCTGCGAGCAGGTTATCTACTCGGACCCAGTCCTGTGCAACTCCGCAGGCTTTATGCTGACTAAGGGCCTCGAAGGCAAGATTCAGAGCTACGAGGACGTTGCAAGAGCTAATCTCCGTATAGGTATCGCACCAGGAGGCTACGAAGCCCGGTACGCCGCAAAAGCAGGGATCCCGCAGGAAAATATAGTACCGATTCCAGATGGCGTTAGTGCTGTAAAAATGCTGCAGGACAAGCGGATTGATTTGATCGCGTTGCCTGATGCTTCTCTGGAAACTCTGCGGGATCAGGTTAAAGATCCAAATCTGGTGGTATTCTTCCCGGTAAAGAATACTCCGATGGGTTGCGCGGGTGCAGCCTTCAATAAGGAGGATGTAGCGCTCAGAGATCTCTACAACGAGGGGCTCAAGAAGATCGTTGCGAACGGCAAGTATGCGGAGATGATGACCAAGTATGGTCTAGCCTCCCGCATACCTTTGCGGGAAGGTCAGACCACCGCTGCGCTTTGCGCCTCTGAAGAGTAA
- a CDS encoding Lrp/AsnC family transcriptional regulator — protein MRKSIDEFDLKILSALQRLGRTTMSRLADTVGLSSSPCHARVQRLTKDGVLGAFRPEVNLDKLTYSLTVIVPLELKRHEARDFRAFEKILRITPEIVECYAVGGGFDYILKVVTKDVGSFQNLMDNLLENEVGIARYYSYIVTKPIKKFTGFPLEELFSSRDEEQDESA, from the coding sequence ATGCGAAAATCAATCGATGAATTCGATCTAAAAATTCTATCTGCTCTCCAACGTCTCGGCCGCACGACAATGTCGCGGCTTGCGGACACTGTTGGATTGTCATCGAGCCCGTGCCATGCGCGCGTCCAACGATTGACCAAAGATGGGGTGCTAGGGGCGTTTCGTCCCGAGGTTAACTTAGATAAGCTGACATACAGCCTTACTGTGATAGTGCCGCTAGAGCTTAAGAGGCATGAGGCCAGGGATTTTAGAGCGTTCGAGAAAATATTACGTATCACTCCGGAAATAGTCGAATGCTACGCCGTGGGGGGCGGTTTCGACTACATTCTGAAAGTGGTTACAAAAGATGTTGGCAGCTTCCAGAATTTAATGGACAATCTTTTAGAGAACGAGGTAGGAATTGCGCGGTATTACTCATACATAGTCACAAAGCCCATAAAAAAATTCACGGGCTTCCCTCTCGAAGAGTTGTTCTCCAGTCGCGATGAAGAACAGGACGAATCGGCGTGA
- a CDS encoding cupin domain-containing protein, with protein MDIRSNDSDAPKIGVRIKHARLVRGLSLTELGAEIGVTEGYLSKLENDRSQASMATLHKLATALNTTISELYANIGSAQGSVFVVKSSSRPKLVTGHPRAGNRVVLEKLIPSGPGYLMQAAIHVIAPGGGNPEPLSHAGQEFGYVLKGKLELNVDAATVILDEGDSFYFESTLPHWYKNLSDGETRVLWANTPATF; from the coding sequence ATGGACATTCGTAGTAACGATTCAGATGCTCCCAAGATTGGTGTCAGGATCAAGCACGCACGCCTAGTTCGAGGGCTAAGCTTAACGGAGCTAGGCGCTGAGATCGGAGTAACGGAAGGTTATTTGTCAAAGCTGGAGAATGATCGATCGCAAGCGTCGATGGCCACTCTACACAAATTGGCGACTGCTCTGAACACGACCATAAGCGAACTATACGCGAATATCGGATCGGCCCAGGGCTCCGTTTTTGTGGTGAAATCATCGAGCAGACCCAAATTAGTTACTGGGCATCCGCGAGCGGGAAACCGAGTTGTCCTTGAGAAGCTTATTCCAAGCGGGCCCGGCTACCTCATGCAAGCCGCTATCCACGTAATAGCTCCTGGAGGAGGAAATCCAGAACCATTAAGTCATGCAGGACAAGAGTTTGGCTACGTGCTGAAGGGAAAGCTCGAGCTCAACGTCGACGCCGCAACCGTCATTCTCGACGAAGGTGATTCCTTCTACTTTGAGTCTACCCTTCCACACTGGTACAAGAATCTCAGCGATGGTGAAACGCGCGTTCTTTGGGCTAACACGCCAGCTACTTTCTAG